From Astatotilapia calliptera chromosome 19, fAstCal1.2, whole genome shotgun sequence, a single genomic window includes:
- the cdkl1 gene encoding cyclin-dependent kinase-like 1, with protein MEKYEKIGKIGEGSYGVVFKCRNKDTGQIVAIKKFVESEDNPIIKKIALREIRMLKQLKHSNLVNLIEVFRRKRKLHLVFEYCDHTVLNELDRHPRGVPEHLVKSITWQTLQAVNFCHKQNCIHRDVKPENILITKHQVIKLCDFGFARILTGPCDYYTDYVATRWYRAPELLVGDTQYGPPVDVWAIGCLFAELLSGTPLWPGKSDMDQLYLIIKTLGDLIPRHQQVFSNNQFFCGVSIPEPQQMESLEQKYPNLSHQTLSLMKGCLRMDPSERLTCEQLLQHPYFDSLRERNESTSRQQDRSGNKRTRLPRRHIPPGYLPQLTSSSFFPALDNKRYYNNLRKFNYHLPNI; from the exons ATGGAGAAGTACGAGAAGATTGGAAAGATTGGAGAGGGCTCGTACGGAGTCGTCTTCAAGTGCAGAAACAAAGACACGGGCCAGATCGTCGCCATCAAGAAGTTTGTCGAGTCAGAGGATAATcccatcattaaaaaaattgcACTGAGGGAGATCAGGATGCTCAAG caactgaaacactccaaccTGGTGAATCTGATCGAAGTGTTTCGACGCAAACGGAAGCTTCACCTGGTCTTCGAGTACTGCGATCACACCGTCCTCAACGAGCTGGACCGCCATCCCAGAGG CGTCCCAGAGCATCTTGTTAAAAGTATAACCTGGCAGACGCTTCAGGCCGTCAACTTCTGCCACAAACAGAAT TGCATCCACAGAGACGTCAAGCCGGAGAATATTCTCATCACCAAGCATCAAGTCATCAAACTCTGCGACTTTGGCTTTGCCAGGATACTCA CTGGTCCGTGTGACTACTACACCGACTACGTTGCGACCCGCTGGTATCGCGCCCCTGAACTGCTGGTGGGAGACACTCAGTACGGCCCCCCGGTGGACGTGTGGGCAATCGGTTGCCTGTTTGCTGAGCTCCTCTCGGGGACGCCTCTGTGGCCCGGGAAGTCGGACATGGACCAGCTGTACCTGATCATAAAGACCCTCG GAGATCTGATTCCTCGACACCAGCAGGTCTTCAGCAACAACCAGTTCTTCTGTGGAGTATCCATTCCAGAGCCACAACAGATG GAATCTTTGGAGCAAAAGTATCCAAACCTCTCACATCAAACTCTGAGCCTGATGAAG GGCTGTCTGCGGATGGACCCGTCTGAGCGGCTGACCTGTGAGCAGCTCCTCCAGCATCCGTACTTCGACAGCCTGAGAGAAAGAAACGAGAGCACATCTCGACAGCAGGACCGCTCCGGCAACAAAAGGACACGTTTACCTCGCAGACACATTCCCCCCGGG TATTTGCCACAGTtgaccagcagcagcttctttcCAGCTCTGGACAATAAGAGGTACTACAACAACCTGCGCAAATTCAACTATCACCTACCGAACATCTAA